Proteins from a genomic interval of Yarrowia lipolytica chromosome 1E, complete sequence:
- a CDS encoding uncharacterized protein (Compare to YALI0E14487g, weakly similar to uniprot|Q7S3S1 Neurospora crassa NCU04946.1 predicted protein): MSHTNKNESYADAAHKAPPQTKEEKQCPVLTPGQQEEIEKKAEKVEKEFRKVEKDVIAKKEELAEELKKDGKALSEKSSELYAKISNELQNPVVAANVVVGIVAAIGVGYSAYQKHTRGELDGKLAGIYVGGLAAFGAFQYLISARSYKKFE, from the exons ATGTC CCACACTAACAAGAACGAGAGCTACGCCGACGCCGCCCACAAGGCCCCCCCtcagaccaaggaggagaagcagtgCCCCGTTCTGACCCCTGgccagcaggaggagatcgagaagaaggccgagaaggtcGAGAAGGAGTTCCGAAAGGTCGAGAAGGATGTTATTGctaagaaggaggagcttgccgaggagctcaagaaggacggcAAGGCTCTGTCCGAGAAGTCTTCCGAGCTCTACGCCAAGATCTCCAACGAGCTCCAGAACCCCGTCGTTGCTGCCAACGTTGTTGTCGGCATCGTCGCTGCCATTGGTGTCGGTTACTCCGCTTACCAGAAGCACACCCGAGGTGAGCTTGACGGTAAGCTGGCCGGCATCTACGTCGGAGGCCTTGCTGCCTTCGGTGCTTTCCAGTACCTCATTTCTGCTCGATC